The sequence TTAGCAACAGCAGCAGCCTTCATCCTGGCCACAGTGAGGAGATGGCCACAGAAGAGTGGTGCAGCCCGTCTCTGCCCCCAAACCTGCCAAGCATCAGGCCAAGCGGCCTTCCTGGGATGGGCGACCCGGAGTTTAGGATGTCAGCTCGTAAGGAGATGTTAGCAGGACAACTCCTTCCCCCAGAGGAGGGCCgtgggagaatcctttgttctcgttttctttttgtgTCTGCCAGTGCAGTGTCCACGGCCAGCGGTACCCAAACCTTCATTAAAAGAGTGGTTTCCTTTACCTCCGGGTCCCAAGTGGTCGTGGACGACGTGCTTCCTCACCGCTCGTTCCCCTTTTCCCTTGCAAGTTTCAACACAGAGCCAGCTCGAGAATGAGTTGTCTTCTCATACCCTCTTTGCTCAGAATCAGCAGAAAAGAAAAGCTGTCTCCAAGCAGtggttatcccactggatggtGGAtactattgtcctggcttatcaggttcaagacctgccatgcccccctaggggtgagagctcactcaactaggagtgtagccTCGTCCTGGGTGCTGGCGCATGACGCCTGCTAACAGCCATctgtagagctgcaggctgggtgacacctaacacatttgtgagataTTATAATCTCAATGTAGAGCCTGTGTCCtcccagtaaggacctgctcggtatCAAGctgcttgctgcgccattccactccacTTCCACTTTCCTGGGAGGAAAGAAATGGGAGGGTGCGAGGGGCGGAGTTGCTCTCTGCAAAGAAAGCAGTCCGCAAGCGCAGAGAGGCCAGACTCATGCTCTCGCAATGAGAACAGATAAATTCAGTGAGTGTGGCTTCAGTGTAGGATTTCTCCCGATATCACGCACACTCACTGTTCAGAGGTGCTCTGCACAAGCCACAGCCATGGCACAGCATTCGCAACAACATCGCAGAAATTGCTCTAGAAATTAGCTCTTTTAGAAAAGCACTGCAAAGTGGGTAGAAGTGATGAGAACGATGCGCTCGATGCTGCAGGCGGCTCATGAGCATGAGCGATGATCAGAGCTGCTTGAGAGCGATGGTCTGCTAGAGAGTGGCGAACTGTAGAGATCGGTGAGCAGAGAAGAGGTAATCTGATCTGGCTCTGCAGTGCGGCGAGCTGATCAGAATCCAGCTGCTTGCAGATAAAGGTGGCTTCAAGTCTCAGGATCCAGTAAAGAGAAGAGATCTGCGTTGTTAAAGATAATGAATCAGCCTGCCTTGGTGAGATGCCAGCATATAAAGCCTGTTCCCCTGCCCTTTTTTGCGGGCTTGTGTGAGTTTGCTCATAATAGGCTCGTGTGGCTGTGCCACACTatcattggtttgttttattcaACTCCACAAACTAATGGCTGGCAAGTTTCAGTGCCGGATTGAAAAAGGCTTCGGAAATCTGAAAACAATTAGTTTTTCCCATACTTACTTATGACGCAGTATGAGTGTAGTATCAAAAGGGAACTCAACAATCCTCAATTCTTAATATCACAGCAAAAGCTAACCTACTAGCTTAAATGATGTAAGTATAAAGTTCTCAAATGATTAATGAAGACAAGTAGACAGTCAGTAAAAAGAATAAAACTAATAAGCAAATTACaggacaaataaatgcaatataataaatatacaattcaaatgttttttaggTAGGTCTATCTAACAGTAGGATGCAAGTAAGAAATACTAGTGAAATTGAATTAATTCaccaaatgtaaattaaaatactgcatagtcttcactgaaTGAACTAAGCTTATTTTTAAAACTACAATAGCTTTTCAGTCAAAAATTGTTAGAAAAAAGCTGCTGTTGGTTAATTAAAATGTGATGGATGAACTTTCCTCTTCACTGTGTGAATTATAATTTTACAGTGTTATGGCTGTCACAAAATTTTCTTACTGCTGACCAATAGACATCTTGCATTTCACTAATGAAAAGAGAAAttagaatttatataaaatgactTACTCGGCTATCCTGGATGCTGTTACCACTGGCAGCAACCTCAGTAAACATTCTTCAGATGGATAATATACACTCAGTTTAAACTCATTCATTTCCTTTTCTGAGTTTAGCAACATAAAAACTAGAGCTGACCACTGAGCAGGAGAGAGGTTGGAAATACCACTTCTACCTCTCTTCAGGAATATTTGTACTTCCTGCTCCAGAGAAtgatcatttaattcatttagacagtagaacagattgattGATTTCTCTGAAGAGGGATTTTGCCTAATCTTCCTCTTAATGTACTTAACAATGACCTGTCCACTTTGAAAGTGATGTCCTCGCTGTTTCAGAAGGCTTCGAAAGACTGTTTGATTAGACTCCAGTGATAGACCCAGAAGGAAACGAAGGAAAAGGTCCAGGTGTCCATTTGCACTCTGTAAGGCCCTGTCCACCTCACTCTTTAGAAACTCCTCCATTTTTGACTTGGAAGTGAAGATATTTTTGTTGACAAaggacacaaacacatatacagcaGCAAGAAACTCCTGAATGCTCAGGTGCATAAAGCTGAAGACTTTCCCCAAGTGCAGCCCaaactcctctctgaagatctgtGTGCAAACTCCTGAGTACACAGACGCTTCTCTGACATCAATGCCACACTCTCTCAGGTCTTCCTCATAGAAGATCAGGTTCCCCTTTTCCAGCTGTTCAAAAGCCAGTTTGCCCAGtaagagaatattttttttggtcTGCTGAAGATCCACATCGCATTTTCCTTCATACTTCTGGGTCTTCAGTTTTGTCTGAAAGAATAGGAAGCGTGTGAACATTTGAGTGAGAGTATTGGGAATCTTCCCACTTTCTGATTCACATAGCATTGCTTCTAGTACAGTGGCTGTAATCCAGCAGAACAccgggatgtggcacatgatgtggaggctccTTGATGATTTGATGTGTGTGATGATTTTATTGGCCATAGTGTCATTATGTATCTTCTTCCTGAAATACTCATCCTTCTGAGGGTCATTGAAGCCTCGAACCTCTGTGATTTGGTCGAAACACTCAGGAGGAATCTGATTGGCTGCGGCAGGTCGAGTGGTGATCCagaggagagcagaaggaagcagattcCCCATGAGGAGGTTGGTCAGCAGTACGTCCACTGAGGCTGATTCTGTTACATCACACAACCTCTGATTGTTTCGGAAATTTAGAGGAAGTCGACACTCATcaagaccatcaaagatgaataGGACATTATAGTCATGAAAGTCTTTTGATCTCAGCCCTTCTGTATCTGTAAAAAATTGATACAGAAGCCCCACCAGacttatatttttttccttcatcAAATTCAGCTCTCTGAATGGAAGTGGAAACATGAAATGAATATCCTGATTATCTTTCCCTTCAGCCCAGTCCAAGataaacttctgcacagagataGTTTTTCCAATTCCAGCCACTCCTTtagtcagcacagttctgatgggtttGTCTTGTTCTGGTAAGGTTTTGAAGATGTCATTGCATTTGATTGGCATTTCTGGTCTTCTGGATGTTTTCTCAATCTGTCTCACTTCATGCTCATCGTTGACCTCTCCACTCCCTCCCTCTGTGATGTAaagctctgtgtagatctcattcagaAGCGAGTCTCCTTGCTTTGATATTCCTTCGTTTATTAGTTGAAAGGCATCCTTTAGTCTGGATTTGTGCTTTTTCACATACAAAGGGGCCAGCTCTGATAAACAGATGAAGAGAAATATCAGTTCCTGTTTATTTTCTTACATTGTTCCTGAATTAAGGGATGCAAAATCTTATTCAAATCAAAtctcaatgtaattttttttttttgcatgttgcatATTCTCTTTCACGTGGAAGTAAAAAAGACTGTTAACaactttacaaaaatgtaatgcaaCTACTGTCTTTCCTTTGAAATGAAGGAGATATAATAGTCACATGAGCTCTTACTGGTCTGTAGTGTTTTAGCGAGGTCTCTCTGGTTCATCTTTCTCAGGGCGTCAAGTGTGATCTTCAGAAACTCCTCTGTGAGCTGATGTTCTTCCTCTATCTCAGAGGACACTGGGTAATCTGAGCTTAGTATTGCCTTGAACCTCATCAGCTCTTTCTTCAATATAGAAATGACTGTGTCCTCAAGCTTCTGAAACCAGAGAATATTTAAGCAATTAATCTACAAACACTAAGgcttaattaatgtaatgttacaAGCAGTGTCAGCACCAGAATGAATCACATTAAGTTACTCGCTGTTTGTATTTGAAGcctgagcaaaaaaaataaaatacaaaaagcacTCCACGAGAAAAAGTGACAGAATGAGATTTGAATGTATCAATGCTAATGGACTGCTGTCTGTCTGAGAGATATGAAAAGTAAAAGACACGATATAAAAAAGGGATAATGGTCTAATGACCAAAGTTTATTATTTCCGAAGAACATTTCCTTACACAATTCGAGACGAGCATCCCTCACAAAACGCAGCCACCCCAaacaaagtttttaaatatttttttcttagaataCATTAATATAGGCAAATATTGGAAGTAATTTGATTTCCTTAATCATCTTTTTTATCATCTTTGTGGATGTCCGTAaagcaatatattaaaaaaacacccTTACCTTAAAAATGGAGCCCAGCTGCTTCTTTCCAATTGTAGACACTGACCCATCTCGTTTGTTACTGTGGATAGTCAGAACATTTAGATTTATACTGAATATCTATTCAGATattaaacacatacagtatttaacataatgtacatgtacagtaaattagtttattgtaaaaatacaaacatataaaGTATAGCACATACCAAATCAATGTTCCCACTGCTCATCCAGTTATTAACCAGAACACATAGTTATTAACCAATTTATGTCTATAACCACAAGACTGTCCTCACCTCACATTAGCAGAAGGGTTTCCTGAACTGAATTCAAATGGACAATCCATTGATGCATCAGTCttcatggacacacagctgggttcaGGAGGATCACCCTCAGTCAGCCTAAAAACACAGTAACAATCTGAGATATATTTGGCACTCTCATTATCTTAAAAAGGTCAAATCTGTTGTTAGAAAGGAACACAAATCACTCAGATAATTCAGCAGCCCCTTAAACATATAACATTTGTAATGATTACATGACTAGAATTATACCATTTAGTAAGAATTAGGTTTCCTAAACTTGAGACTGTCCTCACCTCACATTAGCAGAAGGGTCTCCTGAACTGAATTTAAATGGACAATCCATTGATGCATCAGTCttcatggacacacagctgggtcCAGGAGATTCTTCCTCACACAGACTAAAAACAGCAGAAATTCGTGATCCAAATGGCACGGAAGAGGGTGTTACATTGTATGAAGAATTTGTAGCAGGAGCATTAGCATACTAGCATGAATCATTttattcactcttaaaaataaaggtgcttcaagaTGCCatagaatgaatatatatatatatatatatatatatatatatatatatatatatatatatatatatatatttttttttttttttttttcttctaaatggttctataaaaaaacctttaacatctgaagaacctttctgtttcacaaaaggttctttgtggtgaaagaaggttcttcagattagaAGAAGGTAAGATAGAGATGGTTCTTtgaaagaacctttgactgaatggttctttgtggaacaaatatcgctgtgaagaaccttttgaatcacctttatttttaagagtgttccTCATACCTATGTTGCTTCGGATTACAGTGTCCACTAAATTTGTTACAACGGATTACATAGCCctgcactatgaaaaaaaaaaaattcagttgagcaaaaataattaatattatattactgtttattattgtatattcttTCCATCATGTACAGACATAACATAAGATAAGAGTTGTCAAactatatacatgtatatgttttATCAGTGCACCTGAAAGCATTCAAAAAGAATGTATCATTTAACCTACAAACAGCAAAGTATTGGAAAAAGATATGGAAAGTTAAAGATTAGGTGTAAAATAATGTCTTGAGAATCCTTCATACATGTGCCCAAATCATCATAATCTGGCTCAAAAGAAGACAGGGATGACAGGGAAGAcatgtcttttggcagtttaagGGAGAATAGAAACTTTTCACCTTACAAATGATAGTCGAAAGCAAAAATGCTACGAAATGGATCATATCTCGTGACAACGTGTCACATTCCAGAGAAAAACTGAAACCATTTATGAAATCAGCACCGCAAAGATAGTAAGAAAATTCAGTAAATATGCAtgcaattattgttttaaatgtgtaaagACTAAATACCTGACATCAGCACAAAAGTCTTCAGAACTAAAGCAAGATGGACTTTCCATTGCATTTTTCATGAAACACACAGCTTGGTTCAggaaattaaaacacaaaaggaacagTAAGATTAGTTTAATCAGTTCAGGCATAGACTATAAAACCTGTATGGCCAGTTAAACCAGTTagcaaagaaaaatacaaaaatctgatCTGGTCACAACATTTGATCGAACCAACATCAGATGTGTGTACAGTAGGtttcaaaacaaatgaatttaTGTTTAAACAAAAGACCTCATATACATTTATTCAAGTGTGAAGAAAATGTAGAATTTATTTGGGTATTCTTAGAAAGTAAAACATAGCCATGGGGTTATTTTCTACATCAAAAAAACTAAAGCATTCAGAACTTTTAGAATTTTCcgatttaaaacaatttaaaaagctCAAAGAGACAGTAATCACAAGCAATTCAGCAAGAAggtccttttttattttaccg is a genomic window of Carassius auratus strain Wakin chromosome 23, ASM336829v1, whole genome shotgun sequence containing:
- the LOC113041305 gene encoding NACHT, LRR and PYD domains-containing protein 12-like codes for the protein MKNAMESPSCFSSEDFCADVSLCEEESPGPSCVSMKTDASMDCPFKFSSGDPSANVRLTEGDPPEPSCVSMKTDASMDCPFEFSSGNPSANVSNKRDGSVSTIGKKQLGSIFKKLEDTVISILKKELMRFKAILSSDYPVSSEIEEEHQLTEEFLKITLDALRKMNQRDLAKTLQTKLAPLYVKKHKSRLKDAFQLINEGISKQGDSLLNEIYTELYITEGGSGEVNDEHEVRQIEKTSRRPEMPIKCNDIFKTLPEQDKPIRTVLTKGVAGIGKTISVQKFILDWAEGKDNQDIHFMFPLPFRELNLMKEKNISLVGLLYQFFTDTEGLRSKDFHDYNVLFIFDGLDECRLPLNFRNNQRLCDVTESASVDVLLTNLLMGNLLPSALLWITTRPAAANQIPPECFDQITEVRGFNDPQKDEYFRKKIHNDTMANKIITHIKSSRSLHIMCHIPVFCWITATVLEAMLCESESGKIPNTLTQMFTRFLFFQTKLKTQKYEGKCDVDLQQTKKNILLLGKLAFEQLEKGNLIFYEEDLRECGIDVREASVYSGVCTQIFREEFGLHLGKVFSFMHLSIQEFLAAVYVFVSFVNKNIFTSKSKMEEFLKSEVDRALQSANGHLDLFLRFLLGLSLESNQTVFRSLLKQRGHHFQSGQVIVKYIKRKIRQNPSSEKSINLFYCLNELNDHSLEQEVQIFLKRGRSGISNLSPAQWSALVFMLLNSEKEMNEFKLSVYYPSEECLLRLLPVVTASRIADLSRCHLKDESCSALAKVLSSYSSLRELNLSNNNLPESGVRVLSAGLGSSTCHVETLKLSNCCIGDVGCAALATALRSNPSHMRELNLNRNTLGDSGAKLLSALIEDPQCKLEKLQLSHCSIGEEGCALLVLALKSNPLHLEELDLSFNKPGDSGVMLLSAVLMDPQCKLERLQLEYCCIGDEGCAALATALKSKPSHLRELNLNRNTLGDSGAKFLSTLLEDPQCKLEKLQLSNCYIRDEGCAALASALKSNPSHLRELHLNNNELGDSGVKLLSGLLEDPQYKLEELHICPVL